TTAAGGGGGGAATTTTGAGAGAGGGTTCTGTCAAATCCTAATAAATCTTTTCATAGTGCAAGGAACAATTTTCTTTTTCACCCTTAATAAGGGGGGTAGGGGGGATTAACCTTTATGATGATCACCCTTCTGTTTTCTTTCGTTCTTGAATGGGCGAACTTTGCGAGAAAGATCCTTATTCATAAAGATAAAGAGGCAGATTGGCAGAGGCAAGTCCCAATCCTTCTAAAACCAGATTTGGGCGGTATTCTGCCTGAAAAGAGAGTAGAGGAAGGAGTTTTTCACCGCCGCCGCCGGTAATTACGACTCTATCGCCGCTTCCGACCGTTTCGGATGCTTTCGTGAACAGGACATCAACCGCCCCGGCCATCCCTCCTGCAATTCCGCAGGCTATACAGCTCCGGGTGCTGTTCCCGGGATCACGGCACTGCATATCAGGGGATACCATAGGCAACCCTGTCTGTGAGGCAAGCGCATGTGCCATAGCGTCCGCGCCGGGGAAAATATATCCTCCCATGACTGTGCCGTCATGGTCAATCGCATCTACTGTTACAGCAGTTCCTACATCGATCACCACGCAGGATTTTTGAAAAAGCCTCCAGGCTCTGAGGGCGGCCAGGGCGCGGTCTATTCCGTACTGTTCCGGCCGGTCATACACCACCCGCACATCGAGATCAGCGGCGGTGCGGGCGATCACCAGTTTCCCGGGCGCCTGGGAATGGAGAATGCGAAACAGCGGTTCACGGTAGAGCGGCGAGACAGAACATGCCGCAATCCACTCCGGATCGGGAATGGAGGAGAGAAGGCGGCAGATCGTTGCGGGTAAGAGGTCGATAGTTTCCGGGTAAGGCACATAGAGCGGGTTTCGGACGGTTTCACCATCCCAGCAGGCAAAATGCAATCGGGAATTTCCGCTGTCGAAGAGTGCGATCATGGTACTATTTTTGGCTTTGTACTTTGGACTCTCATGTTATCCCGGTCATCGATTCATACTTCGGCCGGAAACGATTAAGGAACGATGTCAGGAGCGTCTTACGGTCAGGGGTATAACCGGTTTCCAGAAAGAGCGAAGTGGCATCGGGCAGCCATGCCTCCCGGAAATCCTCCTCAGTCTGAGAAATATTAACTCCCATGCCCAGAATCACCGACAGCACAGCTTCTCCCCGGATGACCGTTTCGATGAGAATTCCGGCAGCCTTACGGCCCCGGATTAACACATCGTTCGGGTCTTTGATCTCGCAGAGGGCGCCGGTAAGCTCATGAATACTTTCAGCCAGGGCTTTCCCCGCTTCTACTGTCAAACCGGTCATTTTCCGTGCATCAACGGGCGGCGGCATGATAATCGACGCCCACAATCCTTTCCCACGGAGAGATGACCAGTTCCGCCCCTTTGTTCCGCGACCGGTAGTCTGCAGGAGGGCGCTGACCACAGTCCAGGATCGGCAGCCGTTATTTACCAATTCAGCAGCGAAATCCATGGTGGATGAAATCTCATCCAGATCATGCCAGGGGATGTCTCCCCCGGAAGATGAGAGCATTCTGATACGGCTGCCCTGTAATTCCAACATTCAGTCCACGTCGTATACTTGATGATCCGGCAAAAAGTGTTACAAAGCTTTCCGCACTACCGAAAACCTCACCCGGCCTTCGGCCACCCTCTCCTAGTCAGGAGAGGGTAATGACAAGTACCGCTGAGAGTTATCCCCTCTCCTGACTAGGAGAGGGGGATAGGGGGTGAGGTAAAGATACTCCAGAAAATAATTTAAAAATTTTCCAGGATCATCATGTAAATCCTGTCAAAAAATAATCGTTTACAGCTCGACGAACATAAGCGAAAAATCATGGTTGGTAACCGAGTGTGTCAGGGCGCCGATAGAAATATAATCCACCCCCGTTTCGGCAATCGCCCGGACATTTTTTATGCTGATATTGCCCGATACTTCAAGCCGTATGGTCTTTCCAAGCTCGGCGGCGATTTTTTTAACACGTGATACCGATTTTTGTATATCGGTAACTTCCATATTATCCAGCATGATGATATCCACCGGAGTATATGCCGCCTCCAGCACCTCGTCAAATGATTTGCACTCCACCTCAATTTTGTAGTTCTGACGGTTGTTGTTCAAATATTCGATTACGCGGTCCACTGCAATTCGTATACCCCCGGAAACAGCGATATGATTGTCCTTGATAAGCACCATGTCATACAGCCCGAACCGGTGGTTTGAACCTCCGCCCACTTTCACCGAATATTTATCCAGATGCCGCATGGCGGGAGCCGTCTTCCGGGTGTCGAGGATTTTGGCGTTGCAGCCTTTGATAAGATCCACATACTGCGCGGTTCTGGTGGCAATACCGGTCATACGCCCCAGAAAATTGAGCGAGGTACGCTCTGCTTTCAGAATCGAGGCGACCGAGCCGTTTATATCGGCTACTTTGTGTCCCGGATTGATAGTCTGCCCATCTTTATAAAATGTTTTTGTCTTGAGAGAGGGATCGACTTTGTGAAAAACATTCATGGCCACATCTATGCCGGATAGAACTCCTTTTTCCTTGCTGAAAAGGAAAGCGGTGGAGACCAGCCCTGCCGGCACGGTAGAGTCGGTGGTTATATCGCCGGGCCCCAAATCTTCAGAGAGCGCCCTTTCTATGAGCTCATCAGTCATCTTCGCGCATGATTTTTCCATCACTTATTCTCCCAGTTCTCAGCTAATTCCTGAATGGTTCGCGGAAGAATTTCATGCTCCTTTTCCAGAACTCTCTTCTGAAGTGTTTCAGGAGTGTCGCCGGGCAAAACCGGTACTTTTGCCTGTGAAAGTACCGGCCCATGATCGTACGTATTGTCTACCAGATGTACAGTTGCACCGCTCTCTCTCTCACCCGCCGCAATCACCGCCCCATGCACGCGCATTCCATACATTCCTTCGCCTCCGAATTTGGGGAGAAGCGCCGGGTGGATATTGATGATCCTTCCTGCATAAGCATGAAGCAGAACAGGACCTGCTTTCTTCATATATCCGGCAAGAACCACCAGATCAATACCGTGACCTTTAAGCTCTGCCGTTATTCTTTTGTCCGCAGCCTCGAACGAACCCTCGCTCTGAGCGCTGATATGGAGACTGTCGATGCCGTGCCGGCGCGCTCTCTCGATCGCTTTTGCACTGGAATTGTTGGAAATCACCAGCACTACATCGCCTGCAAGCGACCCATCGAGGCTGCGGTCGATGATACTCTGCAGATTCGAGCCGCCGCCAGATGCGAGAACGCCGATTTTCAATCGTTTCATGCTGTCCTACATTATTATTTCGACAAAACACCGCCCAGACTGTAGTTCACGGTCAAATATTTTTTAGCCACCCTCATAATATCTTGAGCATTTACTCTTTCGACATTCCGGGTATAGTCATCGGCAAACTCGAATCCCAGCCCGAGAATCTCGTAATGCCCGTGCTGGGCAGCCTGTCCGGAATTGGACTCCAGGCTCATGATATACATGCCGCGAAGGTAATTTTTCGCCAGGGTAATCTCATCGGGCAGAGCCTCCTCATTTTTCATGCGAAAAATTTCCTCCAGAAGCACCTTTTTTGCTTCCTGGTAGGTGGAAGGTTTCGTGCCGATATATGCCACATAAAGCCCGGACGCCAGACGGGCATTGACAAAGGAAGACACCTGGTAGGCCAGCCCCCTCTTTTCCCTTATGGCCACAAAAAGCCGTGAGTTCATCGATCCGCCGGTGATGGAATCCAGCACATCCATAGAGTAGTAAACGGGATCGTTTAAAACCGGCGAGGACCACCCCAGAGCAAACCAGCTTGCTGCGGTTTCACGGGTTTCGACATTTTCCACCGGAGCCGCATGCACCTCTATTTCACCGGCGACCCGGTGAGGCTCGGTGCCTTTGGAGAGTCCGCCCAGCGCCCGGGTGATATCTTCAATCAGACGCTTTTCCTCAAAATTCCCCACTGCGGTGATGACCATGTTATTGGGAATATAAATATCCCGGTACGTCTTTACAAGGTCATCCCGGGTTAATTTTGCAATGGTTTCAGGATATCCCATAAGAGGCTTATGGAAGGGATGTTTGCCGTAATGAGCCTCCACCATCAGTTCGACAGCCCTGTTCAGGGGCTGATCACGGCGTGTGAGGATATTACGCGCCTGGAGCTTTTTCTGAAGTTCCACTGCATCTCCCGGAAAGGAGGCATTCAGGATAATATCATAGAGCACTTCCAGACTTTTGTACAGACTTGCCGAGGTGGACTGTATCGCGATGGTTCCATATTCACGGTCGGTGGAGGAAGATAACCGGGTACCCATACTCTCCAGTTCCAGGGCGATCTGTTCTGAAGCACGTGTTTTTGTACCCTTGATAATGGTATCCTGCATGAGGGTAAAAAGCCCCGCCTTGTCGTCAGGTTCATACAAACTGCCCATGTTAAGAGATATAATCACCGATACGATGCTGTTCGTGGTCAGGGGATTGGTCAATATGGTCAGATCGTTGGTCAGCTTGGTTCGTTTCACAGCCAGAGCCTCCAAAGGAAATAATCCGCTCACTGTCAGGAGCGAAATGAGCATGTATACCGCGTTGCGGCTTCTATTCACCACGGACCTCCCTGTCGGTAGGGATACGCTGATTGATGATACCGAGGGAATAAGCCGCCGGATCGAGGATTTTTTTTACATAGGCGTTCAGGTCGCCGGCGCTCACCGAATCGATGGTCCGTTCATATTCGGTAACCCGCTCCAGAATTCCCAGGATATTATAGTCGCCAAGGGTACTGGCGATATCGGAATCGGTTTCATTGGAAAACTCAAAATCAGCCTTGAGCATGGTTTTCACCTTTTTCAGCTCTTCCGGATCAGAGGCATCATTCCGCAGTTTGACAATCTCCTCAAGCACCACATCTCTGAACCGGGGGACATTCTCACGGTCCATAATGCCAAGAATGACAAACAGACCGGCGCGTTTCAGGGGGTAGATAAACACCTGCACCGCAGAAGCTATCTGCTCCTTTTCCACAATCCTGCGGTAGAGCCGTGAGCTTCTTCCCTCTCCCAG
This genomic interval from Candidatus Latescibacter sp. contains the following:
- the nadC gene encoding carboxylating nicotinate-nucleotide diphosphorylase, with product MEKSCAKMTDELIERALSEDLGPGDITTDSTVPAGLVSTAFLFSKEKGVLSGIDVAMNVFHKVDPSLKTKTFYKDGQTINPGHKVADINGSVASILKAERTSLNFLGRMTGIATRTAQYVDLIKGCNAKILDTRKTAPAMRHLDKYSVKVGGGSNHRFGLYDMVLIKDNHIAVSGGIRIAVDRVIEYLNNNRQNYKIEVECKSFDEVLEAAYTPVDIIMLDNMEVTDIQKSVSRVKKIAAELGKTIRLEVSGNISIKNVRAIAETGVDYISIGALTHSVTNHDFSLMFVEL
- a CDS encoding type III pantothenate kinase translates to MIALFDSGNSRLHFACWDGETVRNPLYVPYPETIDLLPATICRLLSSIPDPEWIAACSVSPLYREPLFRILHSQAPGKLVIARTAADLDVRVVYDRPEQYGIDRALAALRAWRLFQKSCVVIDVGTAVTVDAIDHDGTVMGGYIFPGADAMAHALASQTGLPMVSPDMQCRDPGNSTRSCIACGIAGGMAGAVDVLFTKASETVGSGDRVVITGGGGEKLLPLLSFQAEYRPNLVLEGLGLASANLPLYLYE
- a CDS encoding biotin--[acetyl-CoA-carboxylase] ligase: MLELQGSRIRMLSSSGGDIPWHDLDEISSTMDFAAELVNNGCRSWTVVSALLQTTGRGTKGRNWSSLRGKGLWASIIMPPPVDARKMTGLTVEAGKALAESIHELTGALCEIKDPNDVLIRGRKAAGILIETVIRGEAVLSVILGMGVNISQTEEDFREAWLPDATSLFLETGYTPDRKTLLTSFLNRFRPKYESMTGIT
- the purN gene encoding phosphoribosylglycinamide formyltransferase, producing MKRLKIGVLASGGGSNLQSIIDRSLDGSLAGDVVLVISNNSSAKAIERARRHGIDSLHISAQSEGSFEAADKRITAELKGHGIDLVVLAGYMKKAGPVLLHAYAGRIINIHPALLPKFGGEGMYGMRVHGAVIAAGERESGATVHLVDNTYDHGPVLSQAKVPVLPGDTPETLQKRVLEKEHEILPRTIQELAENWENK
- a CDS encoding pitrilysin family protein; amino-acid sequence: MNRSRNAVYMLISLLTVSGLFPLEALAVKRTKLTNDLTILTNPLTTNSIVSVIISLNMGSLYEPDDKAGLFTLMQDTIIKGTKTRASEQIALELESMGTRLSSSTDREYGTIAIQSTSASLYKSLEVLYDIILNASFPGDAVELQKKLQARNILTRRDQPLNRAVELMVEAHYGKHPFHKPLMGYPETIAKLTRDDLVKTYRDIYIPNNMVITAVGNFEEKRLIEDITRALGGLSKGTEPHRVAGEIEVHAAPVENVETRETAASWFALGWSSPVLNDPVYYSMDVLDSITGGSMNSRLFVAIREKRGLAYQVSSFVNARLASGLYVAYIGTKPSTYQEAKKVLLEEIFRMKNEEALPDEITLAKNYLRGMYIMSLESNSGQAAQHGHYEILGLGFEFADDYTRNVERVNAQDIMRVAKKYLTVNYSLGGVLSK